In the genome of Aequorivita sp. H23M31, the window ACCTCTTTTGGCGGCATCTTCAGCTTGTTTTTTAGCCAACTCCATATCATAAAGCCTAGATCGAAGTACCTTAAAAGCTTTTTCCTTATTTTTATGTTGCGATTTCTGATCCTGGCATTGTGCTACGATTCCCGTAGGAATGTGGGTAAGCCTAACCGCCGAATAAGTGGTGTTTACAGACTGGCCGCCGGGTCCTGAGGAACAGAAGAAATCCACGCGAACATCCTTTGGATTTATTTCAATATCAAATTCTTCAGCTTCGGGAAAAACCATCACGGTTGCTGCACTGGTATGAACCCTTCCTTGTGTTTCGGTTTGCGGAACCCGTTGTACACGATGCACTCCAGCTTCAAATTTTAGGGTGCCATAAACATCATCGCCCTCTATTTCCAAATGGATTTCCTTAAACCCGCCGTTGGTGCCCTCATTAAAGTCCATTATATTGGTTTTCCAACCTTTGCTTTCGCAATATTTGGTGTACATCCTAAAGAGATCTCCCGCAAATATACTTGCCTCATCGCCACCGGTTCCGGCCCGAATTTCCATTACGGCATTTTTGGAATCCTCGGGATCTTTCGGAATGAGAAGAAATTTTACCTCTTCCTCCAAAACAGGCAAACGTTCTTGCGCTTCGTCAAGTTGTAGTTTAGCCATCTCAACCATTTCGGCATCACTCCCGTCCGAAATTATTTCTTGGGCTTCCTCAATATTATTGGTAAGTTCCAGGAATTCCGCACGTTTTTCCATCAGTACCCGCAAATCCTTGTATTCCTTGTTAAGCTCGATATACCGCTTCTGATCGCTGATTACATCTGGCTGTATAATAAGATCGCTAATCTCGTCGAAACGTTGTTTAATTATGTGAAGTCTCTCTAACATATAGGTTTTATAATGGCTGCAAAGCTACAATTTTTTGAGCGAAATCTTTTTGTAGAAAACCGTAGTTAGATAAATATAATATTGTTTTGAACTACACTATAGCATTATTACATTTTCAAATTTCTGAATTTCCTAAATACGGAATTGCAAACTAATTTCGATTATATTTGGGAAACGACCTTTGGATTGGAATTTATAAGCGAAATAAACGCCATAATTTCGTTTATATAGACGTTAGCTACAATATAGATCGAATTCATAAACTCGATGAAAATCACGACATTTGTTTAAAATAAAAACTGAAATGATAAAATGGAGATAAAGACAGAAATAAAACTTGGGGACAGTAAGAATATTTTAAAGAAATTGGATGATAACTCAGTGGATTTGATTTTTACTTCCCCGCCATATGCTGACCAAAGAAAAAGTACTTATGGAGGAATTCACCCCGACAAATATGTGGAATGGTTTTTACCCATTTCCGAGGAATTATTAAGAGTTTTGAAACCATCAGGAACTTTTGTCCTTAACATAAAGGAAAAAGTAGTTAAGGGAGAGAGAAGTACTTATGTGATGGAATTAATTATTGCAATGCGAAAGCAAGGATGGTTTTGGACAGAGGAATTTATTTGGCATAAAAAAAACGCTTTCCCAGGGAAATGGCCTAATCGATTTAGAGACTCTTGGGAGAGACTTCTGCAATTTAACAAGAGCAAAAAATTTAATATGTATCAAAAGGAAGTTATGGTACCAATGGGAGATTGGGCTAAGACCAGACTTAAAAATTTAAGCGAAACAGATAAAAGAAGAGACGAATCTAAGGTTGGAAGTGGGTTTGGAAAGAATATTTCAAACTGGGTTGATAGAGATATGGCTTATCCTACAAACGTTTTACATTTAGCCACAGAATGTAATAATAAAAACCACAGTGCAGCTTTTCCCGAAGCATTACCTGAATGGTTCATTAAACTATTTACAAAACCAGAAGATATTGTACTCGACCCTTTTATGGGTTCAGGTACAACCAATTTTGTAGCACAAAGAATGAATAGAAATTCTATTGGCATAGAAATTCTACCTGAA includes:
- a CDS encoding DNA-methyltransferase, which produces MEIKTEIKLGDSKNILKKLDDNSVDLIFTSPPYADQRKSTYGGIHPDKYVEWFLPISEELLRVLKPSGTFVLNIKEKVVKGERSTYVMELIIAMRKQGWFWTEEFIWHKKNAFPGKWPNRFRDSWERLLQFNKSKKFNMYQKEVMVPMGDWAKTRLKNLSETDKRRDESKVGSGFGKNISNWVDRDMAYPTNVLHLATECNNKNHSAAFPEALPEWFIKLFTKPEDIVLDPFMGSGTTNFVAQRMNRNSIGIEILPEYYQRVKDQLEPTKLLLLEPDDEYESIKLNRRHAVR
- the prfA gene encoding peptide chain release factor 1, coding for MLERLHIIKQRFDEISDLIIQPDVISDQKRYIELNKEYKDLRVLMEKRAEFLELTNNIEEAQEIISDGSDAEMVEMAKLQLDEAQERLPVLEEEVKFLLIPKDPEDSKNAVMEIRAGTGGDEASIFAGDLFRMYTKYCESKGWKTNIMDFNEGTNGGFKEIHLEIEGDDVYGTLKFEAGVHRVQRVPQTETQGRVHTSAATVMVFPEAEEFDIEINPKDVRVDFFCSSGPGGQSVNTTYSAVRLTHIPTGIVAQCQDQKSQHKNKEKAFKVLRSRLYDMELAKKQAEDAAKRGSMVTSGDRSAKIRTYNYSQGRVTDHRINLTLYNLGNIMNGDIQEIVDELHLVHNTEKLRDTGEAF